The following coding sequences are from one Culex quinquefasciatus strain JHB chromosome 1, VPISU_Cqui_1.0_pri_paternal, whole genome shotgun sequence window:
- the LOC6034319 gene encoding AMP deaminase 2 — translation MSPLSNNSLFLNYDRNPFPEYLARGLVVSLSTDDPLQFHYTKEPLMEEYSIAAQVWKLSSCDMCELARNSVLMSGFPHKMKQHWLGPNYTREGVAGNDITRTNVPDIRVAFRYESLVDELSNIFKVHSEKTLALAAAAGAGSP, via the exons CTCCGCTGTCCAACAATTCGCTCTTCCTGAACTACGACCGCAACCCATTCCCGGAGTATCTGGCCAGGGGTCTGGTGGTGTCTCTATCCACGGATGACCCCCTTCAATTCCACTACACCAAG GAACCCCTGATGGAGGAGTACAGCATCGCGGCCCAGGTCTGGAAGCTAAGCTCGTGCGACATGTGCGAGCTGGCCCGGAACAGCGTGCTGATGAGCGGCTTCCCGCACAAAATGAAGCAGCACTGGCTGGGACCGAACTACACGCGCGAGGGCGTCGCCGGAAACGATATTACGCGGACGAACGTGCCGGACATCCGGGTGGCGTTCAGGTACGAATCGCTCGTGGACGAGCTGTCCAACATCTTTAAGGTGCACAGCGAGAAGACGTTGGCGCTGGCAGCGGCGGCCGGAGCGGGGAGTCCGTAG